A region of Anolis carolinensis isolate JA03-04 unplaced genomic scaffold, rAnoCar3.1.pri scaffold_7, whole genome shotgun sequence DNA encodes the following proteins:
- the proca1 gene encoding protein PROCA1, whose amino-acid sequence MGRLFPPLPLLLWLVLLGSLLGSSQDSEAHLEGAALEGGPKRVKRGFTYPGTLWCGAGNIAGSYDELGEHRETDRCCRDHDNCHHVIHPFDYKYGYRNLRWHTISHCDCDNRLKACLGSVNDTSSRVVGQAFFNVIRVPCFRFAYKEQCVEPYLYVWCRNYSTVAVAVVQEQAMYEYGGEVIDGRLIDGRLMTTIPSPRLATPRHQPDVPVVEVTETPEKPVVITNPPVQPSGFGKKQPNNPDSAIRPRKNRPDPPLKPSRFGKKQLDKRIKVHPGKNKPHKTVAVTDSPVRPSGFGKKQPDERVVVITDAPVRPDESVVITDPPVRPNGFEKNQPVVITDAPVRKNRPDEAIATITDAPVRKNRPDEAIAMITDAPVRKNRPDEAIAMITDAPVRKNRPDEAIAMITDAPVRKNRPDEAIAMITDAPVRKNRPDEAIAMITDAPVRKNRPDEAIVMITDAPVRKNRPDEAIAMITDAPVRKNRPDEAIAMITDAPVRKNRPDEAIAMITDAPVRKNRPDEAIVMITDAPVRKNRPDEAIAMITDAPVRKNRPDEAIVMITDAPVRKNRPDEAIAMITDAPVRKNRPDEAIAMITDAPVRKNRPDEAIVMITDAPVRKNRPDEAIAMITDAPVRKNRPDEAIVMITDAPVRKNRPDEAIAMITDAAVRLNRPDKKHRRGKGKKRKGKKGKGMRKKEEKTQQNVPPVPLGDPEKELAAQEAGKMGFGGPFLGEEDPFNAILSDDPGKEVIVPDPVPTISSSVGPFRKKRKERRRPAKKEKSPASS is encoded by the exons ATGGGCAGGCTCTTTCCTCCTCTTCCGCTGCTGCTGTGGCTGGTCCTTCTGGGCTCCCTTCTGGGCTCTTCCCAGGACTCAGAGGCCCACCTGGAAGGGGCGGCGTTGGAGGGGGGCCCAAAGAGGGTCAAGAGGGGCTTCACTTACCCAGGGACCCTCTGGTGCGGAGCCGGGAACATCGCGGGGAGCTACGACGAACTGG GCGAACACCGCGAGACAGACCGATGTTGCCGGGACCACGACAACTGCCACCACGTCATCCACCCCTTCGACTACAAATACGGCTACCGCAATTTGCGTTGGCACACCATCAGCCACTGCGACTGTGACAACCG GCTGAAGGCGTGCCTGGGGTCGGTGAACGACACGTCGTCGCGGGTGGTGGGCCAGGCCTTCTTCAACGTCATCCGGGTGCCCTGCTTCCGGTTCGCCTACAAGGAGCAATGCGTGGAGCCCTACCTCTACGTCTG GTGTAGAAATTACAGTACGGTGGCCGTCGCGGTGGTACAGGAACAGGCAATGTACGAATACGGCGGGGAGGTCATCGATGGGCGGTTGATAGACGGCCGATTGATGACAACAATCCCGTCACCAAGGTTAGCGACTCCTCGACATCAACCAGACGTGCCTGTTGTGGAAGTCACCGAAACCCCTGAGAAGCCCGTTGTGATCACCAATCCACCTGTTCAGCCCAGCGGATTCGGGAAGAAGCAACCAAACAACCCTGATTCTGCCATTAGGCCTCGTAAGAATCGTCCAGATCCTCCACTTAAGCCAAGTCGTTTTGGTAAGAAACAACTGGACAAGCGTATCAAAGTTCACCCCGGTAAGAACAAACCACACAAGACCGTTGCGGTCACAGATTCTCCTGTTCGGCCCAGCGGTTTTGGTAAGAAACAACCAGACGAGCGCGTCGTGGTGATCACTGATGCTCCTGTTCGACCGGATGAGTCGGTTGTGATCACCGATCCTCCAGTTAGGCCAAACGGATTTGAAAAGAATCAACCAGTGGTGATCACGGATGCTCCCGTTCGTAAGAATCGACCGGATGAAGCCATTGCGACGATCACGGATGCTCCCGTTCGTAAGAATCGACCGGATGAAGCCATTGCGATGATCACCGATGCTCCCGTTCGTAAGAATCGACCGGATGAAGCCATTGCGATGATCACCGATGCTCCCGTTCGTAAGAATCGACCGGATGAAGCCATTGCGATGATCACCGATGCTCCCGTTCGTAAGAATCGACCGGATGAAGCCATTGCGATGATCACCGATGCTCCCGTTCGTAAGAATCGACCGGATGAAGCCATTGCGATGATCACCGATGCTCCCGTTCGTAAGAACCGACCGGATGAAGCCATTGTGATGATCACCGATGCTCCCGTTCGTAAGAATCGACCGGATGAAGCCATTGCGATGATCACCGATGCTCCCGTTCGTAAGAATCGACCGGATGAAGCCATTGCGATGATCACCGATGCTCCCGTTCGTAAGAATCGACCGGATGAAGCCATTGCGATGATCACCGATGCTCCCGTTCGTAAGAACCGACCGGATGAAGCCATTGTGATGATCACCGATGCTCCCGTTCGTAAGAATCGACCGGATGAAGCCATTGCGATGATCACCGATGCTCCCGTTCGTAAGAATCGACCGGATGAAGCCATTGTGATGATCACCGATGCTCCCGTTCGTAAGAATCGACCGGATGAAGCCATTGCGATGATCACCGATGCTCCCGTTCGTAAGAATCGACCGGATGAAGCCATTGCGATGATCACCGATGCTCCCGTTCGTAAGAACCGACCGGATGAAGCCATTGTGATGATCACCGATGCTCCCGTTCGTAAGAATCGACCGGATGAAGCCATTGCGATGATCACCGATGCTCCCGTTCGTAAGAATCGACCGGATGAAGCCATTGTGATGATCACCGATGCTCCCGTTCGTAAGAATCGACCGGATGAAGCCATTGCGATGATCACCGATGCTGCCGTTCGGCTTAATCGGCCGGATAAGAAGCACCGGAGAGGCAAAGGcaagaagaggaaaggaaagaaggggaaaggcatgagaaagaaggaggagaaaacaCAACAGAACGTGCCACCCGTTCCCCTCGGAGATCCGGAAAAGGAGTTAGCGGCCCAAGAAGCAGGGAAGATGGGCTTCGGAGGCCCGTTTTTGGGCGAGGAGGACCCGTTCAACGCTATCCTCAGCGACGACCCGGGCAAAGAGGTGATCGTGCCGGATCCCGTCCCAACAATTTCCTCATCCGTGGGGCCTTTTCGGAAGAAGAGGAAAGAGCGACGTCGCCCGGCGAAGAAGGAAAAGAGCCCGGCGTCGAGCTGA